Proteins found in one Candidatus Limnocylindrales bacterium genomic segment:
- a CDS encoding succinate dehydrogenase/fumarate reductase iron-sulfur subunit, whose translation MTFNLLVWRQANAESPGKLVPYTARDISPDMSFLEMLDVVNEDLLKRGEDPIEFDSDCREGICGSCGMVINGIAHGPLRATAACQLHMRHFKDGDTITIEPFRASAFPIIKDLVVNRSAFDRIMAAGGYISVNVGGAPDANTILVPKENADQAMDSASCIACGACVAACPNASAALFTAAKITHLALLPQGHPERKRRVIRMVQQMDAEGFGDCSNYAECEAVCPKSISISNIAKMRREYLKAILDLSK comes from the coding sequence ATGACATTCAATTTGCTTGTCTGGCGCCAGGCGAATGCCGAAAGCCCCGGTAAGTTGGTTCCTTATACCGCCAGAGATATTTCTCCGGATATGTCTTTTCTTGAAATGCTGGATGTAGTCAACGAAGATCTCCTGAAGCGAGGGGAAGATCCCATTGAATTCGACAGCGATTGTCGAGAAGGAATTTGCGGCTCGTGTGGAATGGTGATTAACGGAATTGCCCATGGCCCTCTCCGGGCTACTGCAGCCTGTCAACTTCATATGCGGCATTTTAAAGATGGAGATACCATCACCATTGAACCTTTCCGGGCGAGTGCCTTTCCCATTATAAAGGATCTGGTGGTCAATCGAAGCGCCTTTGATCGAATTATGGCTGCAGGAGGTTATATCTCAGTTAACGTAGGCGGCGCCCCCGATGCCAATACTATTTTGGTTCCCAAAGAAAATGCCGATCAGGCCATGGATTCGGCTTCATGTATTGCCTGTGGGGCCTGTGTGGCAGCCTGTCCCAATGCATCGGCCGCACTATTTACGGCGGCTAAAATAACCCATCTCGCCCTTTTACCTCAAGGTCATCCGGAAAGAAAGCGGCGGGTAATACGCATGGTTCAACAAATGGACGCCGAAGGTTTTGGCGATTGCTCAAATTATGCCGAATGCGAAGCGGTATGCCCAAAATCTATTTCGATTTCCAACATTGCAAAAATGCGACGAGAATATCTCAAAGCGATCCTGGACTTATCAAAATAA